A stretch of Bifidobacterium sp. ESL0704 DNA encodes these proteins:
- a CDS encoding amidohydrolase family protein → MHASHNTVIEPFAIEHATVATGDDDGRTLSDITIVVDGLGKIRKIGPSTAVVVPPGYHRLDGTGKVVSPGMINGHTHTFSKGRPLDPKGSTPEGQRKTAKLVHSAPGKLFMYETSKSNIMTLLNSGVTTIRTVGDVGYEVVAIRDRINAGKMVGPRILAAGPMLAIPDGHGAPLVAMESTTPEEARSEAEYSIDHGVNALKIAATGGVTDSQVLGEAGAPQMSEEQMRAICETAHANDIIVAAHAQSEEGVRRALKAGVDTIEHGCTLDDELTELFLHNPNSLRGFSALEPTLSAGLPMKYLSQEALNMTDIQMRNSVPVVEGMVNGARQAHEAGIKVGVGTDTAMPFVPQYGTWREMALLVRFAGFTPAEAFHAGTQVTAEILGLGDVTGSLEIGKSADLLVLNENPVDNLRTLEQPLLVVAGGHPVFHPHVDRFDDMEAQLDEAYK, encoded by the coding sequence ATGCACGCATCACATAACACTGTAATAGAACCATTCGCCATCGAACACGCCACCGTGGCCACCGGCGACGACGACGGCCGTACCCTGAGCGATATCACCATCGTTGTGGACGGATTGGGCAAGATCCGGAAAATCGGACCTTCGACGGCCGTCGTGGTTCCTCCGGGTTATCATCGTCTCGACGGCACCGGCAAGGTCGTCTCCCCCGGCATGATCAACGGACACACCCACACCTTCTCGAAAGGCCGTCCGCTCGATCCCAAGGGCAGCACGCCCGAAGGCCAGCGCAAAACCGCGAAGCTGGTGCATTCCGCTCCAGGCAAATTATTCATGTATGAGACCAGCAAGTCCAACATCATGACATTGCTGAATTCCGGTGTCACCACGATACGCACCGTGGGTGATGTCGGCTACGAGGTCGTCGCTATCCGCGACCGCATCAACGCCGGGAAAATGGTCGGCCCGCGCATCCTGGCCGCCGGCCCGATGCTCGCGATTCCCGACGGGCACGGTGCACCGCTTGTGGCCATGGAAAGCACCACTCCCGAAGAGGCGCGCAGCGAGGCAGAATACAGTATCGACCATGGAGTCAACGCCCTGAAAATCGCCGCAACCGGCGGTGTCACCGATTCCCAGGTGCTTGGCGAGGCAGGCGCTCCGCAGATGAGCGAAGAACAGATGCGCGCCATCTGCGAGACCGCACATGCCAACGACATCATCGTCGCCGCCCATGCGCAAAGCGAGGAAGGCGTTCGCCGCGCGTTGAAAGCCGGCGTCGACACCATCGAGCATGGATGCACCCTGGATGACGAGCTGACCGAGCTCTTCCTTCACAACCCGAATTCGCTTCGTGGCTTCAGCGCTTTGGAACCCACGCTTTCGGCCGGGCTGCCGATGAAATACCTTTCGCAGGAAGCACTGAACATGACCGACATCCAGATGCGCAACTCCGTGCCGGTGGTCGAAGGCATGGTCAATGGCGCGAGGCAGGCGCACGAAGCCGGCATCAAGGTGGGCGTCGGCACGGATACCGCCATGCCGTTCGTCCCGCAGTACGGCACTTGGCGCGAGATGGCGCTGCTCGTTCGTTTTGCCGGGTTCACCCCGGCCGAGGCGTTCCATGCAGGCACGCAGGTCACCGCCGAGATCCTGGGCCTGGGCGACGTGACCGGATCGCTGGAGATCGGCAAATCCGCCGATCTGCTGGTCTTGAACGAGAATCCCGTCGACAACCTGCGCACGCTCGAGCAACCGCTGCTCGTGGTCGCGGGCGGCCATCCGGTCTTCCACCCGCACGTCGATCGTTTCGACGATATGGAAGCCCAGCTGGATGAGGCGTATAAGTAA
- a CDS encoding energy-coupling factor transporter ATPase, with protein sequence MTTVPRKSAGAEPRAPFEDQGSASAYLAGQDSGKSLESPRHADSNSQAGSATVRATDRANGFAAQLDGIRFSYDGGKSWALNDIDLDIRAGERLCLVGPNGSGKSTLARLIAGLAAPDDGSVTLLGHDVFSSGTPHSDQYRKARKNIGAVFQNPADQIITTVVGDDVAFGPENLALHPDEITKRVDESLTAVDMHDSIDDDPSRMSGGQQQRIAIAGILAMHPQMIVLDEPTAMLDLEAQHDVLRVLDALQQAGTTIVHVTHRPEELKAADRILSLENGKLVRLSQIEATLKLSVTNADDASMLKPDGLIIDADGERQDHTRNASAGSNDTVSAGAVAHQPRKPGHRPARTKASQNRNNETPQTQDHELSGDEPAVSFEHVSFRYPKADNDTLHDFSMRIEQGEVVAIMGRNGTGKSTLTRLMTALSKPDDGTIKVAGIDLASMSRHDKKALRSSIGLVMQQPEHQLFAETVRQDVAYGPSNLGLTQQIVDQRVNQALALLGISDLAERSPFSLSGGQQRLAAIAGIIACAPSILILDEPTAGLDTTASERIYALVRTLNAHGVTVIMITHSPRQARQLADRVITLGETHGSDGAENGNGGDTGESGIAESATGTAIGQQTNLVARLDPRVKLVVFLVLMFTSFMVSSLPQLGLTALMVIFLAATAKLGPKRLLRSMRGFLILLLVMGIVNMLFVRTGRPLVTFFDFPITDEGVMAAILYTCRFGLVILLGIILLQSTTPTALTDGFGSLLSPLRRLGLHTQELALVMSLALRFLPTLADEARNIMDAQAARGGSIETGTPAKRIQAIVAIIVPIFAGALRHSDNLSLALDARSYEEGIRRTHWHAMHVTGKDVCFIVLCALYLALLLSLKAGIFSVVRL encoded by the coding sequence ATGACTACGGTCCCCCGCAAATCAGCCGGTGCCGAGCCTCGTGCGCCTTTTGAAGACCAGGGCTCGGCCTCGGCATACCTCGCCGGGCAAGATTCCGGCAAATCCCTCGAAAGTCCGCGCCATGCGGATTCCAACAGTCAGGCTGGCTCGGCGACGGTCCGCGCAACGGACCGCGCCAACGGGTTCGCGGCGCAACTGGACGGCATTCGTTTCAGCTACGACGGCGGCAAGTCATGGGCGTTAAACGACATCGACCTTGATATCCGTGCCGGCGAACGCCTATGCCTGGTCGGCCCGAACGGATCGGGCAAATCCACTCTGGCAAGGTTGATTGCCGGTCTTGCCGCACCCGATGACGGATCGGTGACCCTGCTTGGCCATGATGTGTTTTCTTCCGGAACCCCGCACAGCGACCAGTACCGCAAGGCACGCAAAAACATCGGCGCGGTCTTCCAGAATCCTGCCGACCAGATCATCACCACTGTGGTGGGCGACGATGTGGCGTTCGGACCGGAAAACCTTGCGCTGCATCCGGATGAGATCACGAAACGGGTCGACGAATCCCTCACTGCTGTCGATATGCACGATTCTATCGACGACGACCCATCAAGGATGAGCGGCGGACAGCAGCAGCGCATCGCCATCGCGGGGATACTGGCCATGCATCCGCAGATGATCGTGCTTGACGAGCCGACGGCGATGCTTGACCTGGAAGCTCAGCATGACGTGCTGCGTGTGCTCGACGCTCTTCAGCAGGCCGGCACCACCATCGTCCATGTCACGCACCGGCCCGAGGAGCTGAAGGCAGCCGACCGAATCCTCAGCCTTGAGAACGGGAAGTTGGTCAGGCTCTCGCAGATCGAGGCCACGCTGAAGCTTTCGGTGACCAACGCGGACGACGCGTCGATGCTGAAACCCGACGGCCTCATCATCGATGCGGATGGTGAACGCCAAGACCACACCCGAAACGCCAGTGCCGGGAGCAACGACACCGTTTCGGCAGGCGCCGTCGCACATCAGCCGCGGAAACCAGGTCATCGCCCGGCCCGCACAAAGGCAAGCCAAAACCGGAACAACGAAACCCCGCAAACACAGGACCACGAACTTTCTGGCGATGAACCCGCGGTGAGTTTCGAGCACGTCTCGTTTAGATACCCCAAGGCCGACAACGATACGCTGCATGATTTTTCGATGCGTATCGAGCAGGGCGAGGTCGTCGCCATCATGGGCCGCAACGGCACCGGCAAGAGCACGCTGACGAGGCTGATGACCGCACTGTCGAAACCCGATGACGGGACGATCAAGGTCGCAGGCATCGATTTGGCTTCGATGTCGCGTCATGACAAAAAAGCGCTTCGTTCCAGCATCGGACTGGTGATGCAGCAACCAGAGCATCAGCTGTTCGCCGAAACCGTACGGCAGGATGTGGCATACGGTCCGAGCAACCTCGGTCTGACGCAGCAAATCGTCGATCAACGTGTCAATCAGGCATTGGCGTTGCTCGGCATCAGCGATCTGGCCGAACGCTCCCCGTTCTCGCTTTCCGGCGGACAGCAACGTCTCGCCGCCATCGCCGGCATCATCGCCTGCGCCCCGAGCATCCTGATCCTTGACGAACCGACAGCCGGCCTCGACACTACGGCCAGCGAACGCATCTACGCGCTGGTACGGACGCTCAACGCGCACGGCGTCACCGTCATCATGATCACCCATTCCCCGCGTCAGGCGCGTCAGCTCGCCGACCGTGTCATCACTCTGGGAGAGACGCACGGCAGCGATGGCGCCGAGAACGGCAACGGCGGCGATACCGGCGAATCCGGCATCGCTGAATCAGCAACGGGCACTGCGATCGGCCAGCAGACGAATCTCGTCGCGCGGCTCGACCCCAGAGTGAAGCTGGTCGTGTTCCTCGTGCTGATGTTCACCTCGTTCATGGTCAGCTCCTTGCCGCAGCTGGGACTCACCGCGCTCATGGTCATCTTTCTCGCGGCGACGGCGAAGCTGGGTCCCAAACGTTTGTTGCGTTCGATGCGCGGTTTCCTGATACTGCTTCTGGTGATGGGAATCGTCAATATGCTCTTCGTACGTACCGGCAGGCCTTTGGTGACCTTCTTCGACTTCCCGATCACCGACGAGGGTGTGATGGCGGCGATACTCTATACCTGCCGTTTCGGGCTCGTCATCCTGCTGGGAATCATTTTGCTGCAAAGCACGACGCCCACGGCGCTGACCGACGGATTCGGCTCGTTGCTTTCCCCGTTGCGTCGTCTCGGTCTGCATACCCAGGAACTGGCGCTGGTGATGAGCCTGGCGCTGCGTTTCCTGCCGACATTGGCCGACGAGGCGCGCAACATCATGGACGCCCAGGCCGCTCGCGGCGGCAGTATCGAAACCGGAACACCGGCTAAACGAATCCAGGCGATCGTGGCCATTATCGTGCCCATTTTCGCCGGCGCGCTTCGCCATTCGGACAACCTCTCGCTGGCCCTCGACGCACGCAGCTACGAGGAGGGCATCCGCCGGACCCATTGGCATGCCATGCATGTTACCGGCAAGGATGTGTGCTTCATCGTGCTGTGCGCACTGTATCTTGCGCTGCTGCTGAGCCTGAAAGCAGGAATCTTCTCGGTGGTAAGACTATAG
- a CDS encoding ECF transporter S component, which translates to MSDISDTQNQSDSHKRDKTQSSHSTGVADKGRWSTQRIAIYALFVALAMAASFIEFPIMPGVPWLKYDLSGIICLVAGFAFGPMAAFIVSVLSWIPHLFMNPWGAIMSIAVSVFLSVPAAMVYKRMRTRVGALVGILVGVVFGLLAAIGGNILITPIYAHMTTAQVLAMVVPILLPFNLIKFAIHGVVTFVIYKPISNLLNR; encoded by the coding sequence ATGAGCGATATTTCTGATACCCAAAATCAGTCCGATTCCCATAAGCGGGACAAGACGCAATCCTCACATTCAACCGGTGTAGCGGACAAAGGCCGCTGGTCGACCCAACGCATCGCCATCTACGCGCTGTTCGTGGCCTTGGCGATGGCCGCCTCCTTCATCGAGTTCCCCATCATGCCTGGCGTGCCGTGGCTCAAATACGACCTTTCCGGCATCATCTGCCTGGTCGCGGGCTTCGCGTTCGGCCCGATGGCGGCGTTCATCGTCAGCGTCCTGAGCTGGATTCCCCACCTGTTCATGAATCCGTGGGGTGCGATCATGTCCATTGCCGTCTCCGTGTTCCTGAGCGTTCCGGCAGCCATGGTCTACAAGCGCATGCGCACCCGCGTCGGCGCGTTGGTCGGCATTCTGGTCGGCGTGGTCTTCGGCCTTCTCGCGGCCATCGGCGGCAACATACTCATTACCCCGATTTACGCGCACATGACCACCGCTCAGGTGCTCGCCATGGTGGTGCCGATTCTCCTGCCGTTCAATCTGATCAAATTCGCCATCCACGGCGTGGTCACCTTCGTCATCTACAAGCCGATCTCCAACCTCCTCAACCGCTAG
- a CDS encoding glycosyltransferase family 2 protein, which yields MTENNNTVNTDGAEGKKDVSATASPIEKLAIVVVTYKRQQLLARLFDSIKALRAPAWRVIVVDNEHSDDTKAMVQQFSDAIDAQWGKTGPDESGNTQRVVYAPQKGNIGGSGGFSNGVKKAYELGAEWFWVMDDDVAVLPNAIGQLAKWTPRHDVIQGSRLDYDGGDFYWQYDFIVPLGIPNPIAPAAFGPSGYRTMDTMCFEGGLFRRNIVEQIGLPDPRFFIYWDDTIYGYLASKVTDPIVIDDKIIQRTRDIGNWDIAGLRQLNSTSDMNRYHIMRNRGYMARYFMAHGDYRPALFGLGTLLTAIKEVIRLVAVDREHIKTGLKAIVKGWVDSRSLLHDPNWQPMPPLK from the coding sequence ATGACTGAAAACAACAACACTGTGAATACCGATGGCGCCGAAGGCAAGAAAGACGTCTCTGCAACGGCATCGCCGATCGAGAAACTGGCCATCGTCGTGGTGACCTACAAAAGGCAGCAGCTTCTGGCAAGGCTGTTCGATTCCATCAAGGCGCTTCGCGCCCCTGCGTGGCGTGTGATTGTGGTCGACAACGAACACAGTGACGACACCAAAGCGATGGTGCAACAGTTTTCCGACGCGATCGATGCGCAGTGGGGCAAGACCGGGCCTGATGAAAGCGGCAACACCCAACGTGTGGTCTATGCGCCGCAGAAAGGCAATATCGGGGGGTCCGGCGGCTTTTCCAACGGTGTGAAAAAGGCTTACGAGCTGGGAGCCGAATGGTTCTGGGTGATGGACGACGACGTGGCGGTGCTCCCCAACGCCATCGGCCAGCTTGCCAAATGGACGCCGCGGCACGACGTGATTCAGGGTTCGCGTCTGGATTACGACGGCGGCGATTTCTATTGGCAGTACGATTTCATCGTCCCGCTCGGCATCCCCAATCCCATCGCGCCCGCGGCATTCGGTCCTTCCGGCTATCGCACGATGGACACGATGTGCTTCGAAGGCGGGCTCTTCCGCCGCAATATCGTCGAACAGATCGGTCTGCCTGACCCACGCTTCTTCATCTACTGGGACGATACGATCTACGGCTATCTGGCCAGCAAGGTGACCGATCCGATCGTCATCGACGACAAGATCATCCAGCGTACGCGCGATATCGGCAACTGGGACATCGCCGGTTTGCGGCAGCTCAACTCGACCTCCGACATGAACCGGTATCACATCATGCGCAACCGTGGATACATGGCACGCTATTTCATGGCCCACGGCGACTACCGTCCGGCGCTCTTCGGATTGGGCACGTTGCTGACTGCTATCAAGGAGGTCATTCGCCTCGTGGCCGTCGACCGAGAGCACATCAAGACCGGTCTCAAGGCCATTGTCAAGGGCTGGGTCGATTCGCGCAGCCTTTTGCACGACCCGAACTGGCAGCCGATGCCGCCGCTCAAATAA
- the ppgK gene encoding polyphosphate--glucose phosphotransferase has product MIETAQAFGIDIGGSGIKAAPVDLEKGEFALPRLKILTPEVSTPDAVAAVVRQQLEHFEVPAGAPVGIAFPAPIKPGKPLDFIANLDKSWIGLDVTEVFSRACGRPVTVVNDADAAGLAEQQYGAAKGQEGLVIATTLGTGIGTALIYNGVLLPNTELGHIQLEKGKGDAEKYAASSVRDKKSLGYKKWAKRLTKYYGLLEKYFSPDLFVVGGGVSRRAEKFLPYIDIKTPIVQAKLRNEAGIVGAAYYATTKLV; this is encoded by the coding sequence ATGATTGAGACAGCACAGGCCTTTGGCATTGATATCGGGGGTTCGGGCATCAAGGCGGCACCTGTGGATCTGGAAAAGGGCGAGTTCGCTCTGCCGCGTCTGAAGATCCTTACTCCCGAGGTTTCCACGCCGGATGCTGTCGCCGCCGTCGTGCGTCAGCAACTGGAGCATTTCGAAGTGCCTGCAGGCGCTCCGGTCGGTATCGCGTTCCCTGCGCCGATCAAGCCCGGCAAGCCGCTTGACTTCATTGCCAATCTCGACAAGTCATGGATCGGTCTCGACGTCACCGAAGTGTTCTCCAGGGCCTGCGGGCGCCCGGTCACCGTGGTCAACGACGCCGACGCGGCAGGGCTCGCCGAGCAGCAGTACGGTGCGGCCAAGGGCCAAGAGGGATTGGTCATCGCCACCACTCTCGGAACCGGCATAGGAACCGCGCTCATCTATAACGGCGTGCTGCTGCCGAACACTGAGCTCGGCCATATCCAGCTTGAAAAAGGCAAGGGGGACGCCGAAAAGTACGCGGCATCCTCGGTGCGCGACAAGAAGAGCCTGGGCTACAAGAAGTGGGCCAAGCGCCTGACCAAGTATTACGGCTTGCTTGAGAAATACTTCAGTCCCGACCTCTTCGTGGTCGGCGGCGGCGTGAGCCGTAGGGCAGAAAAGTTCCTGCCGTATATCGATATCAAGACCCCGATCGTGCAGGCCAAGCTGCGCAATGAGGCAGGCATCGTGGGCGCTGCATATTACGCGACGACCAAGCTGGTCTGA